The Streptomyces sp. JB150 genomic interval GAGGACGGCCACGTCCGGATCACCCTGCCGCCACTGGCCACGGTCTGGCTGACGCCCGTGCCGGTGTGAACCGCCGCCGCCGGGGCAGTCGAGGGCTACGGGAGGAGGGTCCTCCCACCTCGGCAGAGCGTCGGAAAGGCGGGCACAGGTGCGCACCGTCGGTGTGGAGGAGGAGCTCCTCCTGGTGGATCCGGAGACCGGCGAGCCACGGGCCCGCTCGGCGGCCGTGCTGGCCCGCGCGGTTCAGGAGGACGCCGAACAGGATGTGTTCGAGAAGGAACTCTACGATCAGATGCTGGAGTTCGCGACGCATCCGCAGACGGACATGGCGGCGCTGGGCGCGGAGATCGTCCGCTGCCGCCGGGAGGCCGCCCGGCACGCGGAGGGGATAGGCTGCGCGGTCGCCGCGCTGGCCACGTCCCCGCTGCCGGTGAGCCCGTCCGTGGGCGCGAACGAGCGCTATCAGTGGATGGAGCGGGAGTACGGGATCGCCACCCGCGAACAGATGGTCCTGGGCTGCCACGTCCATGTGGCCGTCGAATCGGACGAGGAGGGCGTGGCGGTCGTGGACCGGCTGCGGCCGTGGCTCGCGGTGCTGTCCGCGCTGAGCGCCAACTCGCCCTTCTGGCAGGGCAAGGACACCGGTTACAGCAGCTACCGCAGCCGGGTCTGGCAGCGCTGGCCGTCGGCCGGCCCGACCGAGCTGTTCGGCTCGGCGGAGCGCTACCGGCGGCGCGTCGCGGACATGATGGCGACGGACACGCTGCTCGACGAGGCGATGGTGTACTTCGACGCCCGGCTGTCCGAGCGCTATCCCACGGTGGAGATACGGGTCTCCGACGTGTGCCTGGAGGCGGACACCGCCGTGCTGATCGCCACCCTCGCCCGGGGGCTGGTGGAGACGGCGGCGCGGGACTGGCGCGCGGGACGGCCGCCGGCCGATCTCGGGGTGAGCGTCCTGCGGCTGGCCGGGTGGCGCGCCGCCCGCTCCGGGCTCACCGGCGACCTGCTGCTGCCCGCCGGGATGCGGCCCGCGCCGGCCGAAACGGTCGTCGGCGCCCTGCTGGACCACGTCGCGGACGCGCTCAAGGAGACCGGTGACCTGGACCGGGCGCGCGAGACCTGTGCCCGGCTGTTCCGGGAGGGCAACGGCGCCCGCGTGCAGCGCGAGACGCTGAAGCGGACGGACAGCCTCCGCGAGGTCGTCGCCGAGTGCGTGCGCCGCACCCAGGGCGAGACGGGCTGACCACGGGGCCCTGCACCAGGGCGACGCGCCCTGAACGTCAGGGCAGGAGGGCGTAGCTCCCCCGCGCCGCGCGCGGGTCCGCGCGCGGCGGGCGTGGGCCATGCCGCGACAGCGCGATCCCGCGACTCCCGCAGGCCGCGGGCGCCGCGAGCGCCGCGGGCTAGAGCATCAGGACCACGGCGTAGGCCACGAAGAACGCCGCCACCAGGACCGCCAGCACGATGATCACTGTCAGCGGGCCCTTGGCCCAGCCCTTGGTCGGGTTGTGCGTCTCCCGGGGGCCGGCCTCCGGCATGCTGCTCTCGGCGGGCGGGGTCTCCCCGGGGGGCACGCCGCCGCCCGGTTCGAGGCCTGTCGTCCGCTCGGGTTCCGGGTCTGGGTTGACATGAGTCATATGCTCCGAGTCCCCCGATCCCGCCGAAATCATCGATCGGGTCCCACTTCCGCGGACCGGCCTCCACACGGGCCCGCCGACCGCTAGATTCGACCAGCGCCGATGACGGTCCTCGTCGGCGACGTCACGGCCCGTACACCTCAGGAGCAGCGCATGCGCGATGTCGCACTCGCTCCCCCGACCATGCCGCCCGCGCTGACCGGCGGGCTCGCCGACAGCCTCTTCGAGAGAGCCGAGCGCGAACCGGCCCTGCCGCTCGCGGCGTACCGCCCGGACGCGTCCGCCGATCACTGGGTGGAGGTGACCGCGGCCGAGCTGCGGGACGAGGTGGTCGATCTGGCGCGCGGCCTGATCGCCTCGGGGATCGCGCCGGGCCGGCGGGTCGCGGTGATGGCGCGCACCCGGTACGAGTGGACGGTGCTCGCCTACGCGCTGTGGGCGGTGGGCGCCGAGGTGGTGCCGGTGTATCCGAGCGCGTCGCGCGAGCAGGTCGAGTGGATCCTGCGGGACGCGGCGTGCACGGCGGTGGTGGTGGAGGACGAGCACGGCGCGATGACGGTCGGCTCGGTGTGCGCGGGGCTGCCGGCGCTGCGGCACGTGTGGCAGCTGGACGCGGGCGGACTCGCGCACCTGGCCGCGCGCGGCGAGGTGATCCCGCCGGAGACGGTCGACTCGCTGCGCCGGATCGTGCTGCCGGACGCGACGGCGGTCGTCGCCTACACCTCGGGGGCCTCGGGCCGCCCGCTGGGGTGCATGCTCAGCCACCGCGCCCTGGCGAGCGTCTGCGACACCCTGCTCGCGGGCTGGGGCCACACGGCTGCGCCGCCGGGCGAACAGGGCCGGATCCTGGTCTTCCTGCCGTTCTCCCATGTGTACGGCCTGATGGTGCAGGGTCTGTGCGTGCGCGGCGGGATGGTGCTGGGGCATGAGCCGGAGGTGACCGAGGCGGCCCTGAGCAGCGCGCTGCGCTCGTTCCGGCCGACGTACTTCCACGCCGTGCCGTCGCTGTTCGAGAAGCTGTACAAGACGTTCCTGCGGACGGCGCAGCAGTCGGGGCGCGGGGCGCTGTTCGAGCGGGCGGCGGAGACGGCGCGGGCGTTCGCGGCGGCCTCCGAGCGGCAGCGGCTGGGCCGGGGCTCGGGGCCGGGGATGGAACTGCGGCTCCAGCACGCGGTGTACGAGCGGGCCGTCTACCGGCGGCTGCGGGCGGCGCTCGGCGGCCGGGTGAGCCGGGCCACCTCGGGCGGCTCGCCGCTCAGCCGTGAGCTGTCGCTGTTCTTCGAGGGCATCGGCATCTATGTGCACGACGGTTACGGGCTGACCGAGACCGGCGGCGGCATCACCATGCAGCCGCTCGGCCGGGAGAAGTCGGGCACCGTGGGGCAGGCGCTGCCGGGCACGGAGATCCGGGTGGCCGCCGACGGGGAGATCCTGGTGCGCGGACCGTCGCTGTTCCAGGGCTATCTGGGTGATCCGGCCGCCACGATGGCCGCGCTGCGCGGCGGCTGGCTGGCCACCGGGGACCTGGGGCAGCTGGACTCCGAGGGCTATCTGACGATCACCGGGCGCAAGAAGGACGTCATCATCACCAGCAGCGGCAAGAGTGTCGCCCCGGCGGCGCTGGAGCAGCGGCTGCGGCTGCATCCGCTCATCCACCAGGCGGTCGTCGTCGGCGACAACCGGCCGTGCGTGGGTGCGCTGATCACTCTGGACCCGGAGTTCCTGGTGCACTGGCGGGCGGCGCTGGCGCTGCCGGGGGACGCGCCGCTGCGGGAGGCGCGGGAGGAGAACGCGCTGCGGGAGGAGGTCGCCCGGGCGGTGGCCGCGGCCAACAGCGCGGTGTCCCGGTCGGAGTCGATCCGCGTGTTCCGGATGCTGCCGGAGCCCTTCGACGTGGCGAACGGCCTGCTGACGCCGTCGATGAAGCTGCGGCGGGACGCGATCGTGCGGCACTACGCGGCGGACATCGACGCGATGTACGCGGCACGGGCACCGCTGCCCCGGCTCGCCACCGAGGACCCGGCGCTCTGGGACGACACGGACGACGTGCTCCGCTAGTCGGGTCGACCCGGTCCGCATGGGCCCGGCGGCCCGGGGAACTCGCCCAGTGCTCACCTGGAACGGAACAGGTGGCGAGGAGAGCCTGCGAACCCTACGCGGGAATGGCGACATGACGACCGAGCCGGGATGGGACGACAGACTGGCTGCCCAAGGAATCCCCAGCCGCACGATCGGCTTTCCGGGCGAGCCGCGCGACGTGACAGGTGCGCGGCTCGCCGCGGAGGCGTTCCTGCGGGATCTGGCGCGGGTGGCACCGCCCGCGCTGCCCGAGCACTGGGACGATGTCCTGCTCGTGGTGACGGAGCTGGCGGCGAACGCGGTGCAGTACGCGCCGGGCCCCTTCGAACTGCGGCTGCGCCGCGCGATCGACGGGGTGCACGTCACCCTGCACGACACCAGTACCACGGTGCCGGCGCCGCGTCCGTTCCGGCCCAGTACGGGCGGCGGCGGCATCGGCTGGCATCTGCTGCACGCCCTGTGCGACCAGGTGAGCGTGGTGCCCGGGAAGGACGGCAAGGACGTGCACGCGTTCCTGCCGTGGTGACGGGGTGATCTCCACAGGGCGTCGACCGGCGCTCGCTGGGCACCCGTCGGGCCGGACCCCGGTTCCGGGCGGGAAGCCGGTGGCACGGCCCCCGCCCCGGCGCCGGCTCACCGAAGGTCCGCTTCAGCGATGCGGTTACGGCCGAGGCCCGCCGGTCATCTGCACGCCGCGCCCGACTGGCGCTCCGGCGTCCGGCACGGTGGGATCGATGCGTACACCGCGGAAGGGATGGACGACGTGACACGACCCAGGATCCTGGTGGTGGGCGCGGGCTTCGCGGGAGTGGAGTGCGTACGGCGCCTGGAACGCCGGCTCGGCCCCGACGAGGCCGACGTCACGCTGGTGACCCCGTTCTCCTACCAGCTCTATCTGCCGCTGCTGCCGCAGGTCGCCTCCGGGGTGCTGACTCCTCAGTCGATCGCGCTCTCCCTGCGCCGCAGCCGCAAGTACCGCACCCGGATCATCCCGGGCGGAGCCATCGGCGTGGACCTCAAGGCGAAGGTCTGCGTGATCCGCACGATCACCGACGAGACCGTCAACGAGCCGTACGACTATCTCGTGCTGGCGCCGGGCAGTGTGACCCGCACCTTCGACATCCCCGGGCTGACCGACCACGCCTTCGGCATGAAGACCCTTGCCGAGGCGGCCTACATCCGTGACCACGTCATCTCGCAGCTCGACCTCGCCGACGCGAGCCAGGACCCCGCCGAGCGGGCCTCGCGGCTGCAGTTCGTGGTCGTCGGCGGCGGTTACGCGGGCACCGAGACGGCCGCCTGTCTGCAGCGGCTCACCCACAACGCGGTGAAGCGCTATCCGCGGCTCGACCCGCGGCTGATCAAGTGGCATCTGATCGACATCGCGCCGAAGCTGATGCCCGAACTCGGCGACAAGCTGGGCCGCAGCGCGCTGGAAGTACTGCAGCGGCGGGGCATCGAGGTGTCGCTGGGGGTGTCCATCGCGAAGGCGGGCCCAGAAGAGGTCACCTTCACCGACGGCCGGGTGGTGCCCACCCGCACCCTGATCTGGACGGCGGGTGTGGTGGCGAGCCCGCTCATCGCGACGCTGGGCGCGGAGACCGTGCGCGGGCGGCTCGCCGTCACCGCCGAGATGACCGTGCCGGGCCACGACGGGGTGTTCGCGCTGGGCGACGCCGCGGCGGTGCCGGACGTCGCCAAGGGGCTCGGCACCGTGTGCCCGCCGACCGCGCAGCACGCCATGCGGCAGGGCCGCAAGGTCGCCGACAACGTCATCGCGACGCTGCGCGGCGCGCCATTGGAGCCGTACATCCACAAGGATCTCGGGCTCGTGGTCGACCTGGGCGGCAAGGACGCGGTGTCCAAGCCGCTCGGCGTGGAGCTGCACGGGCTGCCCGCGCAGGTGGTCGCGCGCGGCTACCACTGGTCGGCGCTGCGCACCAACGTCGCCAAGACGCGGGTGATGACCAACTGGGTGCTGAACGCGCTCGCCGGGGACGACTTCGTGCGCACCGGCTTCCAGGCGCGCAAGCCCGCGAAGCTGAAGGACTTCGAGTACACCGACGCCTACATGACGCCGGAGCAGGTGCGGGCGCACGTGGAGAGCACCCGTTCACAGGCGTCCTGACCCGTCCCGCGCAGCACAGAGGGGAGGCCGGTCCGAGCGGACCGGCCTCCCCTCTGTCCGGGTCTGCCCGGGCCCCCTTCAGCGGCGGCGGCGCCGCGGGGTGCACGATCCCGTCGTACGCGCCGAGTTCGGCCGCCCGCCGCCGCGCCGGCCCAGGGCCTCGTCGCGGACGCGGGCGCAGCTGCGGCTGATCAGCCGGGAGACGTGCATCTGGGAGATGCCGAGCCGGTCGGCGATGCGGCTCTGGGTCATGTCCTCGAAGAAGCGCATGTAGAGGATGGCGCGTTCGCGTTCCGGCAGGTTGCGCAGGCACTCCTTGGCGGACTCGCGGTCCACCACCACGTCGTAGGCGTTGTCCGGCGCGCCGAGGGTGTCGGCGAGGCTGTAGCCGTCCTCGTCGTTGGAGAGTTCGGCGTCGAGGGAGAGGGTGCTGAAGCTCTCCAGCGCCTCGATGCCGGCGGCCACCTCCTCCTCGGTGAGGCCGGTGTGGGCCGCGATCTCGGCGACGGAGGGCTCGCGGGTGCCGGGGTTCTGGGCGAGCTCGCGGCGGGCGACGCGCACCTTGTTGCGCAGCTCCTGCACCCGGCGCGGGACGCGCAGCGCCCACATGCGGTCGCGGAAGTGGCGCTTGACCTCGCCGGTGATGGTGGGGA includes:
- a CDS encoding DUF6480 family protein, coding for MTHVNPDPEPERTTGLEPGGGVPPGETPPAESSMPEAGPRETHNPTKGWAKGPLTVIIVLAVLVAAFFVAYAVVLML
- a CDS encoding ATP-binding protein, coding for MTTEPGWDDRLAAQGIPSRTIGFPGEPRDVTGARLAAEAFLRDLARVAPPALPEHWDDVLLVVTELAANAVQYAPGPFELRLRRAIDGVHVTLHDTSTTVPAPRPFRPSTGGGGIGWHLLHALCDQVSVVPGKDGKDVHAFLPW
- a CDS encoding RNA polymerase sigma factor SigF; the encoded protein is MRIDTSTSSTPTSGLPTTHPNRRPHDDAPETAHLFAKLAELPDGPERDAVRDELVTAWLPMAHRIAGRFRDRGESVEDLRQVAALGLVKAVDRYDPERGAFESYAVPTITGEVKRHFRDRMWALRVPRRVQELRNKVRVARRELAQNPGTREPSVAEIAAHTGLTEEEVAAGIEALESFSTLSLDAELSNDEDGYSLADTLGAPDNAYDVVVDRESAKECLRNLPERERAILYMRFFEDMTQSRIADRLGISQMHVSRLISRSCARVRDEALGRRGGGRPNSARTTGSCTPRRRRR
- a CDS encoding glutamate--cysteine ligase — protein: MRTVGVEEELLLVDPETGEPRARSAAVLARAVQEDAEQDVFEKELYDQMLEFATHPQTDMAALGAEIVRCRREAARHAEGIGCAVAALATSPLPVSPSVGANERYQWMEREYGIATREQMVLGCHVHVAVESDEEGVAVVDRLRPWLAVLSALSANSPFWQGKDTGYSSYRSRVWQRWPSAGPTELFGSAERYRRRVADMMATDTLLDEAMVYFDARLSERYPTVEIRVSDVCLEADTAVLIATLARGLVETAARDWRAGRPPADLGVSVLRLAGWRAARSGLTGDLLLPAGMRPAPAETVVGALLDHVADALKETGDLDRARETCARLFREGNGARVQRETLKRTDSLREVVAECVRRTQGETG
- a CDS encoding NAD(P)/FAD-dependent oxidoreductase → MDDVTRPRILVVGAGFAGVECVRRLERRLGPDEADVTLVTPFSYQLYLPLLPQVASGVLTPQSIALSLRRSRKYRTRIIPGGAIGVDLKAKVCVIRTITDETVNEPYDYLVLAPGSVTRTFDIPGLTDHAFGMKTLAEAAYIRDHVISQLDLADASQDPAERASRLQFVVVGGGYAGTETAACLQRLTHNAVKRYPRLDPRLIKWHLIDIAPKLMPELGDKLGRSALEVLQRRGIEVSLGVSIAKAGPEEVTFTDGRVVPTRTLIWTAGVVASPLIATLGAETVRGRLAVTAEMTVPGHDGVFALGDAAAVPDVAKGLGTVCPPTAQHAMRQGRKVADNVIATLRGAPLEPYIHKDLGLVVDLGGKDAVSKPLGVELHGLPAQVVARGYHWSALRTNVAKTRVMTNWVLNALAGDDFVRTGFQARKPAKLKDFEYTDAYMTPEQVRAHVESTRSQAS
- a CDS encoding AMP-dependent synthetase/ligase is translated as MRDVALAPPTMPPALTGGLADSLFERAEREPALPLAAYRPDASADHWVEVTAAELRDEVVDLARGLIASGIAPGRRVAVMARTRYEWTVLAYALWAVGAEVVPVYPSASREQVEWILRDAACTAVVVEDEHGAMTVGSVCAGLPALRHVWQLDAGGLAHLAARGEVIPPETVDSLRRIVLPDATAVVAYTSGASGRPLGCMLSHRALASVCDTLLAGWGHTAAPPGEQGRILVFLPFSHVYGLMVQGLCVRGGMVLGHEPEVTEAALSSALRSFRPTYFHAVPSLFEKLYKTFLRTAQQSGRGALFERAAETARAFAAASERQRLGRGSGPGMELRLQHAVYERAVYRRLRAALGGRVSRATSGGSPLSRELSLFFEGIGIYVHDGYGLTETGGGITMQPLGREKSGTVGQALPGTEIRVAADGEILVRGPSLFQGYLGDPAATMAALRGGWLATGDLGQLDSEGYLTITGRKKDVIITSSGKSVAPAALEQRLRLHPLIHQAVVVGDNRPCVGALITLDPEFLVHWRAALALPGDAPLREAREENALREEVARAVAAANSAVSRSESIRVFRMLPEPFDVANGLLTPSMKLRRDAIVRHYAADIDAMYAARAPLPRLATEDPALWDDTDDVLR